One part of the Marinobacterium rhizophilum genome encodes these proteins:
- a CDS encoding adenylate/guanylate cyclase domain-containing protein produces the protein MQCKNCERENPSAARFCEHCGVVLTATCPRCGYEAEPSARFCHQCGHPLGLVSEAASADITKTEPHEEPGPETVLWSPLQGSPTEQLAERKIITALFADIANSTALISALDPEDAGALIDPVLAVMVEAVEHYGGYVAKSMGDGILALFGAPISHEDHPRRALYAALRMQEALSQSEAVPRIRVGIHTAEVVVRTIASAGLSHSCEPVGNAIHIASRLEGQAEPGTILVSEQTFGLTDGYVNFKPLGPHTLKGVSEPVQVYQAVNAFPLRTRLQVAERRGLVRFVGRKDELAVLRNVLPWVQNGHGRLLAVSGDPGVGKSRLFHEFKDLLPDTFTVLETFSVSHGKAFAYMPLIELLKQCFRLSEQDKGAAWRHRIESQVHNLGGSLQAQLPYLYFVLGVEEPTSTLATMDAQVRRLRVFEAIRRLLVQVSSTRPLVLIFEDLQWLDSETESFIRYLSESLNDSAILLLLNFRPEYAHDWLAGATPAPLRLEVLDTDDSKELLNVLLGSDASLLALKIAILERTEGNPFFTEEVVQTLVEEGVLKGRRGDFKLSHRPQMLHIPVTVQGVLNARIDRLGNEEKRLLQRCAVVGKRFTWSLAQAVVDLPPQRLRDLLLRLQAREYLFECPAFPEVEYSFKHGLTHQVAYDSLLHSRRSELHESIAVAIERQFSSDLDNHYTELAHHYRRSNNGAKAVEYLRRAGQHAVQHCANLEAIDLLEAALHLLPKLPDETDRIHEELTLQLNLGLAWMAVRGYGANEVELSYRRALELCPQAAHTSQHFTALMGLNAFYLVRGQLQDARTLAEQLITLAGAMKEPVFFMHAHRTLGVVLFFIGDFVTARAHLEQALSFFDPHQQYGQSIPFGMDTEALVLPFLALVLAWQGLPDQALQYVDDVLRQNTAFSQPLDRVFALGFAAELHLQRGETQLSLERAGAAIALADEQGFPFWSAWAAVVKGRALGDLGQVDEGLRQLQQGVAEYQATGANLWQMHFMVLLAGSLARAGLIGQARSVLTQARLVQTQERFYIAELYRLQGVLTLLDVENKLMLDRRQRKAEHCYHRAMDIARVQGARLLELRAACDLGRLWLNQGRRSETRELLTALSGLFNEGFETADIKASRALIDRCNDPSSIRNL, from the coding sequence ATGCAATGTAAAAACTGTGAAAGAGAGAATCCGTCCGCGGCCCGATTCTGCGAGCACTGTGGCGTTGTGCTGACGGCAACCTGTCCTCGCTGTGGATATGAAGCAGAGCCATCCGCGCGTTTTTGTCATCAGTGTGGTCACCCGTTGGGTTTGGTAAGCGAGGCCGCGTCGGCGGATATCACGAAAACTGAACCGCATGAAGAGCCGGGGCCGGAGACTGTGTTGTGGTCGCCGTTGCAAGGTTCTCCCACAGAGCAGCTGGCGGAACGAAAAATCATCACGGCGCTATTTGCCGATATAGCGAACTCGACAGCATTGATTAGCGCGCTTGATCCGGAAGATGCCGGCGCTCTGATTGATCCGGTGCTGGCCGTCATGGTGGAGGCAGTCGAACACTACGGCGGCTACGTAGCCAAGTCGATGGGAGACGGTATTCTCGCACTCTTCGGTGCGCCTATCAGCCATGAGGATCATCCGCGGCGTGCGCTTTATGCAGCGTTAAGGATGCAGGAGGCCCTGTCCCAGAGTGAAGCGGTGCCTAGAATCAGGGTCGGTATTCATACCGCAGAAGTCGTCGTGCGTACTATTGCCTCGGCGGGCCTGAGCCACAGCTGTGAGCCCGTCGGCAATGCGATTCATATTGCCTCACGGCTGGAGGGGCAGGCCGAGCCCGGCACGATTCTCGTCAGTGAGCAGACATTCGGGCTTACGGATGGTTACGTCAATTTCAAGCCGCTGGGGCCGCATACGCTCAAGGGAGTGTCGGAGCCTGTGCAAGTCTATCAGGCGGTTAATGCGTTTCCTTTGCGCACACGCCTTCAGGTGGCGGAGCGTCGTGGCCTGGTGCGTTTTGTTGGACGCAAAGACGAGCTGGCGGTATTGCGTAATGTGCTTCCTTGGGTGCAGAACGGGCATGGACGGCTCCTGGCAGTGTCAGGGGATCCCGGAGTGGGTAAATCGCGTCTTTTCCATGAGTTCAAAGATCTGTTGCCTGATACATTTACTGTTCTGGAAACCTTCTCTGTCTCCCATGGCAAGGCGTTCGCCTACATGCCCTTGATCGAACTGCTTAAACAGTGCTTTCGGCTCAGCGAACAGGACAAGGGCGCGGCTTGGCGCCACAGGATCGAGTCGCAGGTTCACAACCTGGGTGGCTCGTTACAGGCGCAACTGCCCTACCTGTATTTTGTGCTGGGGGTCGAAGAGCCGACATCAACACTCGCCACAATGGATGCTCAGGTTAGGCGGCTGCGAGTTTTCGAGGCCATTCGACGCCTGTTGGTGCAGGTGAGCAGTACGCGTCCGCTGGTGCTGATTTTTGAGGACTTGCAGTGGCTAGATTCCGAAACTGAGTCCTTTATCCGGTATTTGTCTGAGTCGCTTAACGACAGCGCGATCTTGCTGTTGCTGAACTTTCGTCCTGAGTATGCCCATGACTGGCTTGCTGGCGCTACGCCTGCGCCATTGCGACTGGAGGTTCTGGATACCGATGATAGTAAAGAGTTACTAAACGTATTGCTGGGAAGCGACGCCAGCCTCCTGGCTCTGAAAATTGCCATTCTGGAAAGAACAGAAGGTAATCCGTTTTTTACCGAGGAAGTGGTACAGACCTTGGTTGAAGAGGGTGTGCTCAAAGGGAGACGGGGGGACTTCAAGCTTTCGCACCGGCCGCAGATGCTGCATATTCCCGTGACAGTGCAGGGAGTGCTCAATGCCCGAATTGATCGCCTAGGCAATGAAGAAAAACGCCTGTTGCAACGCTGCGCCGTCGTTGGCAAACGGTTCACGTGGAGTTTGGCACAGGCTGTCGTGGATCTGCCACCGCAACGTCTGCGGGACTTGTTGCTGCGATTGCAGGCCCGGGAGTACCTCTTTGAGTGTCCGGCTTTTCCTGAAGTTGAGTACAGCTTCAAGCACGGCCTTACCCATCAGGTGGCCTACGATTCTTTACTACACAGCCGTCGCAGCGAACTTCACGAGTCTATTGCCGTAGCCATTGAGCGGCAATTCAGCTCTGACCTTGATAATCACTATACCGAACTCGCGCATCACTACCGTCGCAGCAACAATGGAGCCAAAGCCGTGGAGTATCTGCGTCGTGCGGGACAGCACGCGGTGCAGCATTGTGCGAACCTCGAAGCTATCGATTTGCTTGAAGCAGCACTGCACTTGTTACCAAAACTGCCAGACGAAACTGATCGCATACATGAAGAGCTCACCTTGCAGCTGAACCTCGGGCTTGCGTGGATGGCTGTGCGTGGTTATGGCGCCAATGAGGTTGAACTCAGCTATAGGCGTGCGCTCGAATTGTGCCCTCAGGCCGCCCATACGTCTCAGCACTTTACGGCGCTAATGGGGCTTAACGCATTCTACCTGGTTCGCGGACAGTTGCAGGACGCTCGCACTCTGGCAGAGCAGTTGATCACGCTGGCTGGCGCTATGAAGGAACCGGTTTTCTTCATGCATGCACACCGCACGCTCGGCGTGGTTCTGTTTTTTATCGGAGATTTTGTGACTGCTCGCGCTCACCTGGAGCAGGCATTGTCTTTTTTCGACCCGCACCAGCAATATGGGCAGTCGATCCCCTTCGGCATGGATACCGAAGCGCTTGTGCTGCCGTTTTTGGCGCTTGTCCTGGCATGGCAGGGTCTTCCGGATCAGGCGTTGCAATATGTCGATGATGTTCTGAGGCAGAATACTGCGTTTTCGCAACCTCTGGACAGGGTATTCGCGCTGGGCTTTGCCGCCGAACTGCATCTGCAACGTGGTGAAACGCAGCTATCGCTGGAGCGTGCAGGTGCCGCAATCGCTCTTGCCGATGAACAGGGGTTTCCATTCTGGTCGGCTTGGGCGGCTGTTGTTAAGGGGCGGGCGCTGGGTGATCTCGGGCAGGTGGATGAGGGGCTGCGGCAGTTGCAGCAGGGGGTGGCGGAGTACCAAGCAACGGGTGCGAATCTCTGGCAAATGCATTTCATGGTACTGCTGGCGGGCAGCCTCGCACGTGCGGGCCTCATTGGGCAGGCGCGCTCGGTTCTGACGCAGGCCAGACTAGTTCAGACGCAGGAGCGTTTTTATATCGCCGAGCTGTACCGGCTTCAAGGGGTCTTAACACTGCTCGACGTGGAAAATAAATTAATGCTCGATAGGCGGCAGCGCAAAGCAGAGCATTGTTATCACCGGGCGATGGACATAGCGCGTGTACAGGGCGCGCGGCTGCTGGAACTCAGGGCCGCCTGTGACCTGGGACGGCTCTGGCTAAACCAAGGACGTAGAAGTGAAACACGAGAGCTGCTGACAGCATTGTCCGGCCTTTTTAACGAGGGTTTTGAAACAGCCGATATTAAGGCGTCACGGGCGTTAATCGATCGCTGCAATGATCCATCATCAATTCGAAACCTCTGA
- the mobH gene encoding MobH family relaxase, whose product MLSLLRRKWPPPVPETSVSQSPEFPNDLPAGLFQPESATSLLATPRRQKLLEHIWQRTALSHQQFAWLYRAPLERYAELVQQFPASESHHHAYPGGMLDHGLEIVAYALKLRQSHLLPAGASPEDQSAQSEAWTAATAYAALLHDIGKLAVDMHVEYEDGGIWHPWHGPLQQPYRFRYRDNRVYRLHSAATGLLYHQLFDRNILDWLSDYPALWSALLYVLAGQYEHAGVLGDLVIQADRASVAQELSGDPAKAMAAPKHALQRKLLDGLRYLLKQELKLNQPQASDGWLTQDALWLVSKTVSDKLRAHLLSQGIDGIPANNSAVFDVLQDHGILQPNPEGKAIWKATITSETGWSHSFTLLRLAPALIWEANERPEPFTGSVTVETPNAETTSAIDAVPNIDPGADIAATAPPGPPSEQDSKQEFANETAPKSAQNSDDQPDVIENLLSMLDMPDLSSATTLLAKPTDSANTAANANDLAAKPLANSLSSTQTAKEQPSGEHFMSWLKQGIQSRKLIINDAKALVHTVANTVFLVSPGVFQRYAQEHPQIATKAKDNQQQDWQWIQKRFEKMQLHRKQQNGLNIWTCEVTGPRKSRRLHGYLLQSPSHLFDEIPLNNSYLDIMN is encoded by the coding sequence ATGCTATCGCTGCTTCGGCGTAAATGGCCCCCTCCGGTACCAGAGACATCCGTTTCCCAGTCTCCTGAGTTCCCTAACGATCTGCCTGCCGGACTGTTCCAGCCCGAATCCGCCACATCGCTGCTAGCAACACCCCGCCGACAGAAGCTGCTGGAGCATATCTGGCAGCGCACCGCCCTGTCGCACCAGCAGTTCGCCTGGCTATACCGCGCCCCTCTCGAGCGCTACGCCGAGCTGGTGCAACAATTCCCTGCCTCTGAAAGCCACCACCATGCCTACCCTGGCGGCATGCTCGATCATGGCCTGGAGATCGTGGCCTATGCACTGAAGCTACGACAATCCCACCTGCTGCCCGCCGGCGCCTCGCCCGAGGATCAGTCGGCCCAGTCCGAAGCCTGGACGGCCGCCACGGCCTATGCCGCGCTGCTGCACGATATCGGCAAACTCGCCGTGGACATGCACGTCGAATATGAAGACGGGGGCATCTGGCATCCCTGGCATGGCCCGTTGCAACAGCCCTATCGTTTCCGCTACCGCGATAACCGGGTGTACCGCCTGCACAGCGCAGCCACCGGCCTGCTCTACCATCAGTTGTTCGACCGGAACATCCTTGACTGGCTCAGCGACTACCCGGCACTCTGGTCGGCCCTGCTTTATGTGCTGGCCGGCCAGTACGAGCATGCCGGCGTCCTGGGCGATCTGGTCATCCAGGCCGACCGCGCGTCGGTCGCCCAAGAACTAAGCGGTGATCCGGCCAAGGCCATGGCCGCACCGAAACACGCGCTGCAACGCAAACTGCTCGACGGCCTGCGCTACCTGCTCAAGCAAGAGCTGAAGTTGAACCAGCCCCAGGCCTCCGATGGCTGGCTGACCCAGGATGCGCTCTGGCTGGTGAGCAAAACGGTCTCAGACAAGCTGCGCGCGCACCTGCTGTCCCAGGGCATAGACGGTATACCGGCGAACAACTCCGCGGTATTCGATGTACTGCAGGATCACGGCATCTTGCAACCCAATCCCGAGGGCAAGGCAATCTGGAAAGCCACCATCACCAGCGAAACCGGTTGGTCGCACAGTTTCACGCTGTTGCGGCTGGCGCCGGCCCTGATCTGGGAGGCGAACGAACGTCCGGAGCCGTTCACCGGCAGCGTAACGGTGGAAACGCCAAACGCCGAGACGACCAGCGCTATCGATGCCGTTCCCAATATTGATCCCGGTGCTGATATTGCCGCCACCGCTCCGCCCGGCCCCCCTTCGGAACAGGACTCCAAGCAAGAATTTGCGAACGAAACAGCGCCAAAATCAGCCCAAAATTCAGATGATCAACCCGATGTGATTGAGAACCTGCTCTCAATGCTCGATATGCCCGATCTGAGCTCCGCGACCACATTACTAGCGAAACCGACTGACTCGGCGAATACGGCGGCCAATGCCAACGATCTGGCGGCAAAGCCGCTGGCCAACTCACTCTCGTCGACGCAGACGGCGAAAGAGCAACCTTCGGGCGAGCATTTCATGTCCTGGCTGAAGCAGGGTATCCAGTCACGAAAGCTGATCATCAATGATGCCAAAGCCCTGGTGCACACCGTGGCAAATACCGTATTCCTAGTCAGCCCCGGTGTGTTCCAGCGTTATGCGCAGGAGCATCCCCAGATCGCCACCAAGGCCAAGGACAACCAGCAGCAGGACTGGCAGTGGATACAGAAGCGCTTCGAGAAAATGCAGCTACACCGCAAGCAGCAGAACGGGTTGAATATCTGGACCTGCGAAGTAACGGGGCCGCGCAAGTCACGTCGCTTGCACGGGTACCTGCTGCAGTCCCCAAGTCATCTGTTCGATGAGATCCCGCTAAATAACTCTTACCTAGATATAATGAATTGA
- a CDS encoding type II toxin-antitoxin system PrlF family antitoxin, translating into MPGIHEVATLTSKGQITLPKPIRQALGVDVGGKIAFDLGENGQVVVTRAGAEHEDPAIGAFLDLLASGIQSGRHVQTLPEDLAQAMLAQAGRSVDLDEEIQGDVVI; encoded by the coding sequence ATGCCCGGTATTCATGAAGTGGCTACACTGACGTCCAAGGGGCAGATTACGTTGCCCAAGCCGATCCGGCAGGCGCTGGGAGTCGATGTCGGTGGCAAGATTGCTTTCGATCTTGGGGAAAACGGGCAGGTTGTCGTTACACGTGCAGGTGCGGAGCACGAAGATCCGGCCATTGGTGCCTTCCTTGACCTGCTGGCCAGCGGCATCCAGTCCGGTCGTCATGTCCAGACACTCCCGGAGGATCTGGCGCAGGCGATGCTGGCACAGGCCGGCCGCAGCGTCGACCTGGACGAGGAGATCCAGGGTGACGTGGTGATCTGA
- a CDS encoding type II toxin-antitoxin system YhaV family toxin: MQQQGWTLLFHDCVVEQLQKLHVAAQRAEQKDPTGFESNANVKLFRALSQLILEVVPSDPARDEYRQGNTLGSAHRHWRRAKIGRRFRLFFRYDSKAKVIIFAWVNDEQTLRSAGSKSDPYAVFEKMLGRGHPPTDWEALKAASHENWSTSG; this comes from the coding sequence ATGCAGCAACAGGGATGGACGCTGTTATTCCACGACTGTGTGGTTGAACAGTTGCAGAAGTTGCATGTGGCGGCGCAGCGTGCCGAGCAGAAGGATCCAACAGGCTTCGAGTCCAATGCCAACGTCAAATTGTTCCGGGCGCTAAGCCAGCTGATACTGGAGGTGGTGCCGAGTGATCCTGCTCGGGACGAGTACCGTCAGGGCAATACGCTGGGGTCAGCCCATCGACATTGGCGCCGGGCCAAGATCGGGAGGCGCTTTCGGCTGTTCTTCCGCTATGATTCAAAGGCGAAAGTCATCATCTTTGCCTGGGTCAACGATGAGCAGACGTTGCGCTCAGCGGGCAGCAAGTCCGATCCGTACGCGGTCTTCGAGAAGATGCTCGGTCGCGGCCATCCGCCCACGGATTGGGAGGCCTTGAAGGCCGCCAGCCACGAGAATTGGAGCACATCGGGTTAA
- a CDS encoding DUF3742 family protein translates to MNTKTHISTAERFGCWLGRGWRGYVRQERQLLGWLVAQGVPGGVASALLWIAKLALLGVLLYAAFWLALLIVVAGVVVWMQQDNVAEEPDFLGRKAEERDHRESLFYHPMCFNDDPDPRFEDD, encoded by the coding sequence ATGAACACGAAAACTCATATCAGCACCGCAGAGCGCTTTGGCTGCTGGCTCGGTCGGGGATGGCGAGGCTATGTGCGCCAGGAGCGGCAGTTACTGGGCTGGCTGGTGGCACAAGGCGTGCCCGGCGGAGTGGCCTCCGCGCTGCTGTGGATCGCCAAGCTGGCTCTGCTGGGTGTGCTGCTCTACGCCGCGTTTTGGTTGGCGCTGCTGATTGTGGTTGCTGGCGTGGTCGTTTGGATGCAGCAAGATAACGTGGCTGAGGAGCCCGATTTCCTGGGGCGAAAAGCTGAAGAAAGAGATCACCGTGAGAGCCTCTTCTATCATCCGATGTGCTTCAACGACGACCCCGATCCTCGCTTTGAAGACGATTGA
- a CDS encoding conjugal transfer protein TraG N-terminal domain-containing protein → MTLYTTDYLEYYLTLLGWIVHNGIWSVLVASGVFALPFLAIILQEWLKARSEGADEGNKGVLSAMRIENRVWVAIVVILFAGIPFIDVDLNTLRFDASRSQQCQVNVPAPSDTGWGQSFTTLNHQSAKVPVWWAFMHTLSRAVTGASVAAIPCGTDLRQMRMEIDASRIDDPLLAQEVADFTHDCYGPARAKLFMSRPQLDETQMHDVSWIGSRYFVQTGGYYDRYHTSTPRDGWPYDSTRDAGLAQVSSGAGYPTCRQWWSDNGTGLRARLLAEVDPDLLSRLANWAGFLSRAAVDDSVIRAIAAPRQQRLNQGSVYTDYGGRIDKTVPNIVTRAAADVGLSIGALGLFPAMDVMRQALPMVLSFLKMALVICIPLVLVIGTYDLKSLVTISIVQFALFFVDFWFQLARWIDSTILDALYGWGWGWNRPHANFDPVMGLNNAFGDMLLNFVMATMFLILPAFWVTALAWAGVRAGNALQGLANGTRDAGQTGGKGSDLLISGAKKK, encoded by the coding sequence GTGACGCTCTATACCACCGACTATCTGGAATATTACCTGACGCTCCTGGGCTGGATCGTCCATAACGGCATCTGGTCCGTGTTGGTGGCGAGCGGTGTATTCGCCCTGCCGTTCCTGGCGATCATCCTGCAGGAATGGCTCAAGGCCCGCAGCGAGGGCGCGGACGAAGGCAACAAGGGCGTGCTGTCGGCAATGCGCATTGAGAACCGGGTCTGGGTGGCCATCGTGGTGATCCTGTTCGCTGGCATTCCGTTCATCGACGTCGACCTCAATACCCTCCGCTTCGACGCATCGCGCTCTCAGCAGTGCCAGGTTAATGTACCCGCACCCAGCGACACGGGCTGGGGCCAGTCGTTCACCACGCTCAATCATCAGAGCGCCAAGGTACCGGTATGGTGGGCCTTCATGCACACGCTGTCACGCGCGGTGACCGGTGCCTCCGTAGCCGCCATCCCCTGCGGCACCGACCTGCGGCAAATGCGCATGGAGATCGACGCCAGCCGCATTGACGACCCGCTGCTGGCCCAGGAAGTAGCCGACTTTACCCACGACTGTTACGGCCCGGCGCGCGCCAAGCTCTTCATGAGCCGCCCACAGCTGGACGAAACCCAGATGCACGATGTCTCCTGGATCGGCTCGCGCTATTTTGTCCAGACCGGTGGCTACTACGACCGTTACCATACCAGTACGCCGCGCGACGGCTGGCCCTACGACAGCACCCGCGATGCGGGCCTCGCCCAGGTCTCGAGCGGCGCCGGCTACCCCACCTGCCGGCAGTGGTGGAGCGATAACGGCACAGGGCTGCGTGCCCGCTTGCTGGCTGAGGTCGATCCCGATCTGCTATCCCGGCTGGCCAACTGGGCTGGTTTTCTGAGCCGCGCCGCGGTCGATGACTCCGTGATCCGCGCCATCGCGGCTCCGCGCCAACAGAGGCTCAACCAGGGCAGCGTCTACACCGACTACGGTGGCCGAATCGACAAGACGGTGCCCAACATCGTCACCCGGGCAGCAGCCGATGTCGGGCTGTCCATCGGTGCCCTGGGCCTGTTCCCGGCGATGGATGTGATGCGGCAGGCCTTGCCGATGGTGCTGTCGTTCCTGAAGATGGCACTGGTGATCTGCATTCCGCTGGTGCTGGTCATCGGCACCTACGACCTAAAATCACTGGTCACCATTAGCATCGTGCAATTCGCGCTCTTTTTCGTCGACTTCTGGTTCCAGCTCGCGCGCTGGATCGACTCGACCATCCTCGACGCGCTCTATGGCTGGGGTTGGGGCTGGAACCGGCCGCACGCCAACTTCGATCCGGTGATGGGCTTGAACAATGCGTTCGGCGATATGTTGCTGAACTTCGTGATGGCGACAATGTTCCTGATTCTGCCCGCATTCTGGGTTACAGCCTTAGCCTGGGCTGGCGTGAGGGCGGGTAACGCACTTCAAGGACTGGCAAACGGCACGAGGGATGCGGGCCAAACAGGAGGCAAAGGCTCAGATCTTCTGATCAGCGGGGCTAAGAAGAAGTAG